The proteins below are encoded in one region of Streptomyces sp. NBC_00490:
- a CDS encoding VOC family protein codes for MAGTSNGRPSVFPTLLYADAKAAVRQLTEAFGFSELAVFEGEDGKVAHAELAQGNGVIMLGSKGTGSKFDTAMKDAGTTGVYVVVDDVDAHHRRAVEQGAEILMPPTDQDYGSRDYMARDLEGNVWSFGTYAPEITA; via the coding sequence ATGGCAGGCACGAGCAATGGGCGGCCCAGCGTCTTTCCCACGTTGCTGTACGCGGACGCCAAGGCCGCGGTCAGGCAGCTCACGGAGGCTTTCGGTTTCTCCGAACTGGCGGTCTTCGAGGGCGAGGACGGCAAGGTGGCGCACGCCGAGCTGGCGCAGGGCAACGGCGTGATCATGCTGGGCTCGAAGGGCACCGGCAGCAAGTTCGACACCGCCATGAAGGACGCCGGCACCACCGGGGTGTACGTCGTCGTGGACGACGTCGACGCACACCACCGACGGGCGGTGGAGCAGGGCGCGGAGATCCTGATGCCCCCGACCGACCAGGACTACGGATCGCGCGACTACATGGCCCGCGACCTCGAGGGCAACGTGTGGAGCTTCGGGACGTACGCCCCCGAGATCACGGCCTGA
- a CDS encoding lysozyme, which yields MARDRKPSRHRGRVLAASVAALTLAGTALAESPASAAGKPKGHDVSSHQKNVDWQKAKSKGARFVYVKATESHSYRNPYFDQQYNGARDAGLIRGAYHFALPDKSSGRTQAAHFVRNGGGWSADGWTLPPALDIEYNPYDRKHKCYGLKKAKMVSWIKSFSNEVKRLTGRRPVIYTTAHWWNTCTGGSGAFASNHALWVARYNAADAGALPAGWGYWTIWQYDNGGSLPGDQNLFNGSPAQLKKFARGA from the coding sequence ATGGCTCGTGATCGCAAACCGTCCCGCCACCGCGGCCGCGTCCTCGCCGCGTCCGTGGCGGCGCTCACCCTCGCGGGGACCGCGCTGGCCGAGTCTCCGGCGTCCGCGGCCGGTAAACCCAAGGGGCACGACGTCTCCTCGCATCAGAAGAACGTCGACTGGCAGAAGGCGAAGTCCAAGGGAGCGAGGTTCGTCTACGTCAAGGCGACCGAGTCCCACTCCTACCGCAACCCGTACTTCGACCAGCAGTACAACGGGGCGCGCGACGCGGGCCTGATCCGCGGGGCCTACCACTTCGCCCTGCCGGACAAGTCGTCGGGCAGGACACAGGCGGCGCACTTCGTACGCAACGGCGGCGGCTGGAGCGCGGACGGCTGGACGCTGCCGCCGGCGCTCGACATCGAGTACAACCCGTACGACAGGAAGCACAAGTGCTACGGCCTCAAGAAGGCGAAGATGGTCAGCTGGATCAAGTCCTTCAGCAACGAGGTGAAGCGACTGACCGGGCGCCGCCCGGTGATCTACACGACCGCCCACTGGTGGAACACCTGCACCGGCGGCAGCGGGGCCTTCGCCTCGAACCACGCGCTGTGGGTGGCCCGCTACAACGCGGCGGACGCCGGGGCGCTGCCGGCCGGGTGGGGGTACTGGACCATCTGGCAGTACGACAACGGCGGCAGCCTGCCGGGTGATCAGAATCTCTTCAACGGGTCCCCGGCACAGCTGAAGAAGTTCGCCCGGGGCGCGTAA
- a CDS encoding class II aldolase/adducin family protein: MAEQRRDRRDGRGAGEGAPDVPEPWRRSVRAEEVPAWGELVATARRTVSDGLVVGTSGNVSVRVGDTVLVTPSGVPYDRLTPDDVTGVDLDGRRVLGSLVPTSELPMHLAIYRTTDAGAVVHTHAVHATAVSTLVPELPAIHYMSGALGGAVRVASYAAYGTEELAENMLHALADRTACLLRNHGTITYGTTLDQAYGRTAQLEWMCRLWLTASSVPGLAPTLLSPEQVAEAGERLRGYGQRE; encoded by the coding sequence ATGGCTGAGCAGCGACGCGACCGGCGGGACGGACGGGGCGCCGGAGAGGGCGCACCGGATGTGCCGGAGCCGTGGCGGCGGAGTGTGCGCGCCGAGGAGGTGCCCGCCTGGGGGGAACTGGTCGCCACCGCGCGCCGCACCGTCTCCGACGGACTCGTCGTCGGCACCTCCGGCAACGTCTCCGTGCGCGTCGGCGACACCGTGCTGGTCACACCCTCGGGTGTGCCGTACGACCGGCTGACACCGGACGACGTGACCGGCGTCGACCTCGACGGCCGCCGGGTCCTGGGCTCACTTGTCCCGACCAGCGAACTCCCCATGCACCTCGCGATCTACCGCACCACCGACGCCGGCGCCGTCGTCCACACCCACGCCGTCCACGCGACGGCCGTCTCGACGCTCGTCCCGGAGCTCCCGGCGATCCACTACATGTCCGGCGCCCTCGGCGGCGCAGTCCGAGTTGCCTCATATGCGGCATACGGCACCGAGGAGTTGGCCGAGAACATGCTCCACGCCCTCGCCGACCGCACCGCCTGCCTCCTGCGGAACCACGGCACGATCACCTACGGCACCACCCTGGACCAGGCCTACGGCCGCACCGCCCAGCTGGAATGGATGTGCCGCCTGTGGCTGACGGCGTCCTCCGTGCCGGGCCTGGCCCCGACCCTGCTGTCGCCGGAACAGGTGGCCGAGGCGGGGGAGCGGCTACGGGGGTACGGGCAGCGCGAGTGA
- a CDS encoding alpha/beta hydrolase: MRTVKATAAAVTMALAAGAASVAAGRLASDAALKAPPGRPLPNEPRLTVHATAAGQVALTRDLAALRPGTYGLSGDTTHAVVGPVLDSASHSADTVVRRLERVTHGTLRPGDTVWFTPNTHIGDPGSALGLDHEDVEIPGELGTLPAWFVPGVRSTWVICVHGLGTTRELSLNGMELLTNRRFPVLAPAYRGDLGAPRPPDGLNHLGETEWRDLDAAIRYAVRHGARKVILHGWSTGATMALRAAAHSGVRDRVSGLILDSPVLSWQTTLRALATARRTPGALLPLAVRAAQGRTGLHADAAAEAADPDLLKVPTLIVHGPDDTIAPWDHSCRLAAARPNLIALHTVAHAPHGAMWNADPAGYEEALRRFLTPLM, translated from the coding sequence GTGCGCACAGTCAAAGCGACGGCAGCAGCCGTCACCATGGCCCTGGCCGCCGGCGCCGCGAGCGTCGCCGCCGGACGACTCGCCAGCGACGCCGCGCTGAAGGCGCCCCCGGGCCGTCCGCTGCCCAACGAACCCCGGCTCACCGTGCACGCCACGGCCGCCGGCCAGGTCGCGCTCACCCGGGACCTGGCCGCCCTGCGCCCCGGCACCTACGGCCTCTCCGGCGACACCACCCACGCGGTCGTCGGCCCCGTCCTCGACTCCGCGTCCCACTCCGCCGACACCGTCGTACGCCGCCTGGAACGCGTCACCCACGGCACCCTGCGACCCGGCGACACGGTGTGGTTCACCCCCAACACCCACATCGGCGACCCCGGATCCGCCCTGGGCCTCGACCACGAGGACGTCGAGATCCCGGGCGAACTCGGCACCCTGCCCGCCTGGTTCGTCCCCGGCGTACGGAGCACGTGGGTCATCTGCGTGCACGGCCTCGGCACCACCCGCGAACTCTCCCTGAACGGCATGGAGCTCCTCACGAACCGCCGCTTCCCGGTACTCGCCCCCGCCTACCGCGGCGACCTCGGCGCGCCCCGCCCGCCGGACGGCCTCAACCACCTCGGCGAGACCGAGTGGCGCGACCTGGACGCGGCGATCCGCTACGCCGTCCGCCACGGCGCCAGGAAGGTCATCCTGCACGGCTGGTCCACCGGCGCCACCATGGCGCTGCGCGCCGCCGCCCACTCCGGGGTCCGCGACCGCGTCTCCGGGCTGATCCTGGACTCCCCGGTGCTCAGCTGGCAGACCACCCTGCGCGCCCTCGCCACCGCCCGCCGCACCCCCGGCGCCCTGCTGCCGCTCGCCGTCCGCGCCGCCCAGGGCCGCACCGGACTGCACGCCGACGCCGCCGCCGAGGCCGCCGACCCGGACCTCCTCAAGGTGCCCACCCTGATCGTCCACGGCCCCGACGACACGATCGCCCCCTGGGACCACTCGTGCCGCCTCGCCGCCGCCCGCCCCAACCTGATCGCCCTCCACACCGTCGCGCACGCCCCGCACGGAGCCATGTGGAACGCCGACCCTGCGGGGTACGAAGAGGCGCTCCGCCGCTTTCTGACCCCGCTGATGTAA